From Cotesia glomerata isolate CgM1 linkage group LG2, MPM_Cglom_v2.3, whole genome shotgun sequence, a single genomic window includes:
- the LOC123259021 gene encoding mucin-2-like yields the protein MSEQNGKTTPNEGAGNDSLVTWIQTVDDQTQQNNSEDANRTSNLGDSPVTSQENIVTPVTGQGTTTTSTTVQTSSPTYTVTQILTLTTSSTSVPFPPLRTLRHIPIAPNAIDENKTYEWYLTRREEVSADRLRLEVAQRDLADRIANVLAREEVIQGE from the coding sequence ATGAGCGAACAAAACGGTAAAACAACCCCGAATGAGGGAGCGGGAAACGATTCCCTGGTGACGTGGATCCAGACCGTTGATGATCAAACGCAACAGAATAACTCGGAAGATGCGAATAGAACGTCGAATCTCGGGGATAGTCCGGTAACAAGTCAGGAAAATATTGTGACGCCTGTCACAGGGCAGGGAACTACTACGACGAGTACTACAGTGCAGACAAGTAGTCCGACGTATACCGTGACCCAGATTCTAACGCTGACGACGAGCAGCACCAGTGTACCATTCCCACCCTTGCGAACTCTACGCCATATTCCGATAGCTCCGAACGCCATCGATGAGAATAAGACATACGAGTGGTATTTGACGCGCAGGGAGGAGGTAAGCGCGGATCGATTGCGGTTGGAAGTGGCTCAGCGAGACTTGGCTGATCGAATCGCCAACGTGTTAGCCCGTGAGGAGGTTATACAGGGCGAGTAA